From Acidimicrobiales bacterium, a single genomic window includes:
- a CDS encoding MmgE/PrpD family protein: MLEPESATNQRNRMTPSISRTFARWAASVTYDDLPAEVVEKVKALVLFHLVADLFGAEDDHARALVELVKSEEAKPDGATILVDGGKVTRTGAVLANCELAHIAGLWDSFRMITHPGPVLIAVALANAELNHKSGKDLITALAAGYEFECRLADDFVPSTSAQGFRPAPVFSTMGAAMVAGKLLDLDEDQLVTMIAIAASSASGLNEPGRVGGDERVFHEPNAARQGVFAALMASFGGARGSESAIEGDAGFYNAYAGSRDGHLSYVFRGERKIDLASITEGLGERYTMLTVMFRIYNTSGYNQPVIELMTELHREHHLDPAEIEEVVISMNYLETLYPSPEFPRFADPTVPRVGSIQFFCAHAAVNGGFPVVGGDTFGPTGDDVFHDQAVIDFMTERVRLVGVHDQPMFSPSISVRLRSGATISGVYPYDRMAWLFDELVDNLGRCTPRMPGGRGRLGALAELARRLESLDGVAPIIEAMAAG; this comes from the coding sequence GTGCTCGAGCCCGAATCGGCGACGAACCAGCGGAACCGGATGACCCCCTCGATCAGCCGTACCTTTGCCCGATGGGCCGCCTCCGTCACCTATGACGACCTCCCCGCCGAGGTAGTGGAGAAGGTGAAGGCGCTGGTGCTGTTCCATCTCGTCGCCGACCTGTTCGGTGCGGAGGACGATCACGCTCGGGCGCTAGTCGAACTGGTGAAGAGCGAGGAGGCCAAGCCCGACGGGGCCACGATCCTCGTCGACGGGGGAAAGGTCACCCGCACCGGCGCCGTGCTCGCGAACTGTGAGCTCGCGCACATCGCGGGCCTCTGGGACTCGTTCCGGATGATCACCCATCCCGGGCCCGTGCTCATCGCGGTGGCGCTCGCCAACGCCGAGCTGAATCACAAGAGCGGCAAGGATCTGATCACCGCGCTCGCTGCCGGCTACGAGTTCGAGTGCCGGCTCGCCGACGACTTCGTGCCGAGCACCTCGGCTCAGGGCTTTCGGCCTGCGCCCGTGTTCTCGACGATGGGTGCGGCGATGGTCGCGGGAAAGCTGCTCGACCTCGACGAGGACCAGCTCGTCACGATGATCGCCATTGCCGCGAGCAGCGCCTCGGGACTCAATGAGCCGGGGCGGGTAGGCGGCGACGAACGGGTTTTCCACGAGCCGAATGCGGCGCGACAGGGCGTGTTCGCCGCGCTGATGGCGAGCTTCGGCGGCGCCCGCGGGTCGGAGAGCGCGATCGAGGGCGACGCGGGCTTCTACAACGCGTACGCCGGGAGCAGGGACGGCCACCTCTCGTACGTCTTTCGCGGGGAGCGCAAGATCGACCTCGCCTCGATCACCGAGGGACTGGGCGAGCGCTACACGATGCTCACGGTGATGTTCCGGATCTACAACACCTCCGGCTACAACCAGCCGGTCATCGAGCTGATGACCGAGCTGCACCGCGAGCACCACCTCGACCCCGCGGAGATCGAGGAGGTGGTGATCTCGATGAACTACCTCGAGACCCTTTATCCGAGCCCCGAGTTCCCCCGCTTCGCCGACCCGACGGTGCCGCGCGTCGGCTCGATCCAGTTCTTCTGCGCGCACGCCGCGGTGAACGGCGGCTTCCCCGTCGTCGGCGGCGACACCTTCGGGCCGACGGGCGACGACGTCTTCCACGACCAGGCGGTCATCGACTTCATGACCGAGCGGGTGCGCCTCGTCGGCGTACACGACCAGCCGATGTTCTCACCCTCGATCAGCGTGCGCCTGCGCTCGGGGGCGACCATTTCGGGGGTCTACCCATACGACCGCATGGCGTGGCTCTTCGACGAACTCGTCGACAACCTCGGTCGCTGCACGCCGCGCATGCCCGGCGGCCGCGGCCGTCTGGGCGCGCTCGCCGAGTTGGCCCGGCGACTGGAATCCCTTGACGGCGTGGCGCCGATCATCGAGGCGATGGCGGCCGGTTAG
- a CDS encoding class I SAM-dependent methyltransferase: MPAAPHPAGPAGDLKWLDRALQRMRIRRAAPFIGREDAVLDIGCADGSLFTRLPWIREGVGIDPDPGVSARVGITLRRGQFPDALAPDERFDVLTALAVLEHVPAEGQRAFAKGCRQALRPGGRLVLTVPAPLVDRLLDVLIALRVLRGMEAEEHWGFSPATTVALFSREGFRLETHRRFELGLNHLFVFRAP; this comes from the coding sequence TTGCCAGCAGCACCCCACCCCGCTGGCCCGGCCGGCGACCTCAAGTGGCTGGACCGGGCCCTGCAGCGCATGCGGATCCGCAGAGCCGCCCCGTTCATCGGCCGTGAGGACGCGGTCCTCGACATCGGTTGCGCCGACGGAAGCCTGTTCACCCGCCTGCCGTGGATCCGTGAGGGGGTGGGGATCGACCCCGACCCCGGCGTGAGCGCGCGTGTGGGCATCACCCTCCGGAGGGGTCAGTTCCCCGATGCGCTCGCTCCCGACGAGCGCTTCGACGTCCTCACCGCCCTCGCGGTCCTCGAACACGTTCCCGCCGAGGGCCAGCGGGCCTTCGCGAAGGGCTGCCGGCAGGCCCTCCGCCCGGGAGGCCGACTCGTGCTGACGGTGCCGGCACCCCTCGTCGATCGCCTGCTCGACGTACTCATCGCCCTGCGGGTGCTGCGCGGCATGGAGGCCGAAGAACACTGGGGCTTCTCCCCGGCGACGACGGTCGCGCTGTTCAGCCGCGAAGGCTTCCGCCTCGAGACCCACCGCCGCTTCGAGCTCGGCCTCAACCACCTCTTCGTCTTTCGCGCCCCGTGA